One genomic window of Leptospira perdikensis includes the following:
- a CDS encoding FHA domain-containing protein: MENNLRKLLSSFSKGTFLFLIFAPVVLFADPGFKLRSIDIRSYPEVKIRFHSNTPIDPTGFVLSEELDSVARLTESFRFEPIESKNPIHLYISIPSYTNAEDRRWIIQLANQLVKSSEQSGGTSKLQIQSDGTKHSFERIRSQVLDISFPFPKEPAPIYPIRNWENFLEGIAKNQSEEDHILVLVSFAPEWQDRFEIPELAKRIRDKNLQLIVLAPSSLEATKLASYANGKHYPITKSDSYSDLFSYLRALGQEDYELVYQSPWKLSRWKTNFVSGKLVSVDQGIRFVFRYELSFFRTLYLQLSDPLFFFPVSLFLIFLCLAALYYLRGYEETNQSLATITNVESEFSERKEELQVYDRMYGETMEKAARDREIAVAIAEKIPLAGSSYSYAVLILRDGNHNTDQFPLQFDEVTIGSWESNHLVLPDPTVAGLHAKVKNRKGKYILFDCVSQTGVYLNGKKLLRPKVLHNLDEIQIGKTILSFRGR, from the coding sequence ATGGAAAACAACTTAAGGAAGCTTCTCTCCTCTTTCAGTAAAGGAACTTTCCTTTTCCTTATTTTTGCACCTGTGGTTCTTTTTGCGGACCCTGGATTCAAACTTAGATCCATCGACATTCGTTCTTACCCAGAAGTCAAAATTCGATTCCATTCCAACACCCCGATTGATCCGACAGGATTTGTCCTATCCGAAGAATTGGATTCTGTAGCAAGACTTACAGAATCCTTTCGGTTCGAACCAATAGAATCCAAAAATCCCATTCACTTATATATTTCTATTCCCAGTTATACAAACGCAGAAGACCGACGTTGGATCATTCAGTTGGCAAACCAATTGGTAAAATCTTCTGAACAAAGTGGTGGGACTTCAAAATTACAAATCCAATCCGATGGAACCAAACATTCCTTCGAACGAATTCGTTCTCAGGTTTTGGATATTTCCTTTCCCTTTCCAAAAGAACCAGCTCCGATTTATCCCATTCGTAATTGGGAGAACTTCCTTGAGGGAATTGCTAAAAATCAATCCGAGGAAGATCATATTCTTGTTTTAGTTAGTTTTGCACCGGAATGGCAAGATCGATTCGAGATTCCGGAATTGGCAAAAAGAATTCGGGATAAAAATCTACAGTTGATCGTGTTAGCACCGAGTTCCTTGGAAGCTACAAAACTTGCCAGTTATGCCAATGGAAAACACTATCCCATAACCAAATCAGATAGTTATTCTGATTTATTTTCTTATCTTCGTGCCCTTGGCCAGGAAGATTATGAACTTGTTTATCAATCGCCATGGAAACTATCCCGATGGAAAACTAATTTTGTTTCAGGTAAACTCGTATCAGTAGACCAAGGCATTCGGTTTGTTTTCCGATATGAACTTTCCTTTTTTCGAACTTTGTATCTTCAATTATCTGATCCACTATTCTTTTTTCCTGTTAGTTTATTTCTGATATTTCTTTGTTTAGCTGCTTTATACTATTTACGGGGATATGAAGAAACAAACCAAAGTTTGGCGACCATAACAAATGTTGAATCTGAGTTTTCAGAAAGGAAAGAAGAACTCCAAGTTTATGATCGAATGTATGGAGAGACAATGGAAAAGGCTGCTCGCGATCGTGAAATCGCAGTAGCGATTGCAGAAAAAATTCCGCTTGCCGGGTCCTCCTATTCTTATGCCGTTCTGATATTAAGGGATGGCAATCATAACACGGATCAATTCCCATTGCAGTTCGATGAGGTTACCATTGGTAGTTGGGAATCGAACCACCTAGTTCTTCCTGATCCAACAGTTGCCGGCCTTCATGCGAAGGTAAAAAATAGAAAGGGAAAGTATATATTGTTTGATTGTGTGTCACAAACAGGGGTATACTTGAACGGTAAAAAATTACTTCGCCCCAAAGTGCTTCATAATTTGGACGAAATTCAAATCGGAAAGACGATTCTCTCGTTTCGAGGAAGGTAG
- a CDS encoding ATP-binding cassette domain-containing protein → MASIDLNVVQIKNATIETRDGQKIWKGISLEIPKGFIYGIIGESGSGKSTLGFSLFGMVPTGCRLSYTTFTVLGEDVLSKSLGSKLFMVPQNPNGAFHPFRTIEAQTKDFFKLSGLNTGSYESLFLIWDQLSIPRNHWKKYARTLSGGEKQRILLSLAFLRNPEILVLDEPTTGLDSFSEKIVLETVQNLAKMGMSVVFITHELRIVESLASQVTIMKEGEVIETIPVLNHNLEPKTEYGKQLKEASLLFQ, encoded by the coding sequence TTGGCCTCGATTGATTTGAATGTAGTTCAAATCAAAAATGCCACCATTGAAACAAGGGATGGGCAAAAGATTTGGAAGGGAATTTCTTTAGAAATTCCGAAAGGATTCATTTACGGGATCATTGGAGAATCGGGATCAGGAAAGTCCACACTTGGATTTTCTCTTTTTGGAATGGTCCCAACAGGTTGTCGTTTATCCTATACAACCTTTACTGTGCTAGGTGAAGATGTTCTTTCTAAAAGTTTAGGTTCCAAACTATTTATGGTGCCACAAAATCCCAATGGAGCATTTCATCCTTTCCGTACTATAGAGGCGCAAACCAAAGATTTTTTTAAACTATCAGGACTGAATACAGGATCATACGAATCTCTATTTTTAATTTGGGATCAGTTGTCTATTCCCCGAAATCATTGGAAAAAATATGCAAGAACGCTTTCAGGAGGAGAGAAACAAAGAATTCTTCTTTCTTTGGCATTTTTACGAAATCCGGAGATTTTGGTATTAGATGAACCAACGACAGGTCTCGACTCTTTTTCTGAAAAAATTGTCTTGGAAACCGTTCAAAACCTTGCAAAAATGGGGATGTCAGTTGTTTTTATTACACACGAGCTTCGGATCGTCGAAAGTCTGGCCTCCCAAGTTACGATAATGAAAGAAGGGGAAGTCATAGAAACCATTCCGGTTCTAAACCACAACCTGGAGCCAAAAACAGAATATGGAAAACAACTTAAGGAAGCTTCTCTCCTCTTTCAGTAA
- a CDS encoding SIS domain-containing protein translates to MDHKSLIQSHIEDSIAVKQQLLPILLPSIESAGKLLVESLKQNGLLYFCGNGGSSCDASHIAAELVVRYKSGNERKAIPALALNSDQAVLTACSNDYGYEYVFQRQVQAFGKQADVFVGLTTSGNSQNIILAVEEARKIGMKVVLFLGGDGGKLKGKGDVEIIVPSKITARIQECHILIGHILCSIIEKELFGLD, encoded by the coding sequence ATGGATCATAAATCACTTATCCAATCACATATTGAAGATTCGATTGCCGTAAAACAGCAGTTATTACCAATCCTTTTGCCATCTATTGAATCGGCGGGAAAGTTACTTGTAGAATCCTTAAAACAAAATGGGTTATTGTATTTTTGTGGTAACGGTGGATCTAGTTGTGATGCTTCCCATATCGCAGCTGAACTTGTGGTTCGTTATAAATCTGGGAATGAAAGGAAAGCCATTCCTGCCCTTGCACTCAATAGTGACCAAGCGGTTCTTACCGCATGTTCTAATGATTATGGTTATGAATATGTTTTTCAAAGACAAGTCCAAGCTTTTGGGAAACAAGCAGATGTTTTTGTGGGTCTTACCACTTCGGGAAATTCGCAAAACATTATTTTGGCGGTGGAAGAGGCTAGAAAAATAGGAATGAAGGTAGTCCTTTTTTTAGGTGGTGATGGGGGGAAACTAAAGGGTAAGGGAGATGTGGAAATCATTGTCCCTTCGAAAATCACGGCAAGGATTCAAGAATGCCATATTCTCATCGGTCATATTCTTTGTAGCATCATAGAAAAGGAACTCTTTGGCCTCGATTGA
- a CDS encoding LBBP_01157 family protein, whose translation MAKTNKKSQGNWFTRVLSLFGSKRNSKEEDPGKRKKEPKSFAMEWAQAVENWKKKLRTKQVTSGIVFETPKFRLTKTNDKLFRAEGSNYSVILATGNHIYKNKDEKWAGVLFVDEGELNKNLSKDLSSLDGLLGAFSIPKSDLFLDADAPKEDWRVVLTWERFWKEQLVLQMKPNSMALVLLAIGEECRVFFESVATERQKRLVRDELFYLNLGNTDQNNPYSKAKNLFGFGTALIEFGNTINMIKEKREKEENHGS comes from the coding sequence ATGGCAAAAACGAATAAAAAATCCCAAGGGAATTGGTTTACACGTGTTCTATCCTTGTTTGGCTCTAAAAGGAATTCTAAAGAAGAGGATCCGGGAAAACGAAAAAAAGAACCAAAATCCTTTGCTATGGAGTGGGCACAAGCCGTAGAAAATTGGAAAAAGAAACTTCGTACCAAACAGGTAACATCAGGGATCGTTTTCGAAACTCCTAAGTTTCGCTTAACAAAAACAAATGACAAATTGTTTCGTGCTGAAGGCTCAAATTATTCCGTTATTTTAGCCACAGGGAATCACATTTATAAAAATAAAGATGAGAAATGGGCTGGCGTTTTATTTGTGGATGAGGGTGAATTAAACAAAAATTTATCCAAAGATCTGTCTAGTTTGGATGGGTTACTTGGAGCGTTTTCCATTCCTAAATCGGATTTATTTTTAGATGCGGATGCTCCTAAAGAAGATTGGAGAGTTGTTCTCACTTGGGAACGATTTTGGAAAGAACAGTTGGTTTTACAAATGAAACCAAATTCCATGGCCCTTGTTCTACTTGCCATTGGTGAGGAATGTCGGGTTTTTTTTGAATCTGTAGCAACAGAAAGACAGAAGCGGCTGGTTCGAGACGAACTATTTTATTTGAATTTGGGAAATACAGACCAAAACAATCCCTATTCGAAAGCCAAAAACTTATTCGGATTTGGAACAGCACTTATCGAATTTGGAAATACCATTAACATGATAAAAGAAAAACGGGAAAAGGAAGAAAACCATGGATCATAA
- a CDS encoding glycosyltransferase family 2 protein, translating to MEGKRKRKLSVAIITFNEEKNIGDCIRSVLAVADEIIVLDSLSTDRTKEIATSFSKVKFYESPFPGHVEQKNKAIGFCSNDWILSLDADERANQTLIQSIELFLESESVYADGFKIARLTYHLGRWIRYSGWYPLRRFRLFQKNAATWVGENPHDYIELKPGSHGKVMKGDILHYSFTDFSHQITTINQFSSIVAYTRYAKGERFSLTKTIFKPFGKFIEIYIFKFGFLDGIPGLWIAIASSFSTFLKFAKLYELDRKQIERPSNIRKDYGKNE from the coding sequence ATGGAAGGCAAGAGAAAAAGAAAATTGTCGGTGGCCATCATCACCTTCAATGAAGAAAAAAATATCGGGGATTGTATCCGGTCCGTTCTGGCAGTTGCTGATGAAATCATTGTTTTGGATTCATTGAGTACTGACCGTACCAAAGAAATTGCGACTTCCTTTTCCAAAGTAAAATTCTATGAGTCTCCGTTTCCAGGTCATGTGGAACAAAAGAACAAAGCCATTGGTTTTTGTTCCAATGATTGGATTTTATCACTTGATGCGGATGAACGTGCGAACCAAACTCTAATTCAGTCTATTGAATTGTTTTTAGAATCAGAGTCAGTTTATGCCGATGGGTTTAAAATTGCGAGACTCACTTATCATTTGGGTCGGTGGATTCGGTATAGCGGTTGGTATCCACTTCGTAGATTTCGTCTTTTCCAAAAAAATGCGGCCACTTGGGTTGGCGAAAACCCACATGATTATATCGAATTAAAACCTGGTTCTCATGGGAAAGTAATGAAAGGAGATATCCTTCATTATAGTTTTACTGACTTTAGTCACCAAATTACAACTATCAATCAGTTTTCTAGTATTGTTGCTTATACTCGTTATGCGAAAGGGGAGAGGTTTTCTCTTACAAAAACCATATTCAAACCATTCGGAAAATTTATCGAAATTTATATTTTTAAGTTTGGGTTTTTGGATGGGATCCCAGGGCTTTGGATCGCCATTGCATCTTCCTTTTCTACCTTTCTTAAATTTGCAAAATTGTATGAACTAGATCGTAAACAAATTGAGCGACCGTCCAATATAAGAAAAGATTATGGCAAAAACGAATAA
- a CDS encoding O-antigen ligase family protein has protein sequence MIGKETFHKISVVFLYLFFALSPFSISLCQIFAGASLFFLFLNVILKRKFQHFESQILFWILLYVSFLITPILHWNQTNWKVTILKSEFGDVWMALLLLHHSNLSTFEKTKLKKAVQIGALFLIVAGLVSLVFPYRLAPFVMDGFQYTEGRRLPHLLAIFMGKFPLYLPIGFQSTHLTYGGLLALYLPSLLDHSFRIFKIVKRTAKFRFLLIGFFILSLFGLVLLFLNQSRSIWFGLLFGFFLISLHKRISIKKYLPALGIGVLAFVGILYLLYQNNWLFQRAIDDLFAKRSLENQRIWIHKMNFQILKDSYFFGIGSGNYTNEFITQANELVNNLPELYYDLFITPKSHAHFDFLHFWILGGFLSVFFFLYFLYLETKLILNTGKHTIFFLGFFAVVFAGSFQCFLLDDEVLFPFLGILCLLPSYKEKRIIQNHLTSKNHQKKIFGLVLFWILLSCLGAFYLTKTPDQDLFLHRTRTEQNFPSLQAQSSINGKVPIVLPEGTKELYFKLAGCLDHDSNFNKTSVIREAPILFQIHWEEKQNGNLPETLTLEIRKRESFDQDKEYKVQSERIVKTESFRNTNQAQKIQIYPKDHLGVGLEFVDFGFKYTWKGENPVLPRIEISGNCN, from the coding sequence ATGATTGGGAAAGAAACATTTCATAAGATTTCTGTCGTTTTTCTATACCTTTTTTTTGCACTCTCCCCCTTTTCGATTAGTCTTTGCCAAATCTTTGCCGGGGCCTCTCTATTCTTTTTGTTTTTGAATGTAATTTTAAAACGAAAATTTCAGCATTTCGAATCTCAAATCCTTTTTTGGATCCTTCTTTATGTAAGTTTTCTCATCACTCCGATTCTACATTGGAATCAAACCAATTGGAAAGTCACTATCTTAAAATCTGAGTTTGGTGATGTATGGATGGCATTGTTGTTATTACACCATTCAAACTTATCAACTTTCGAAAAAACAAAATTAAAAAAAGCAGTTCAGATTGGAGCTCTATTTCTCATTGTAGCAGGGCTGGTATCACTGGTTTTCCCTTACAGACTTGCTCCGTTTGTGATGGATGGATTCCAATATACCGAGGGGAGACGTTTACCTCACCTTTTGGCAATTTTTATGGGAAAGTTTCCTCTTTATTTGCCCATTGGTTTCCAAAGTACTCACCTAACATATGGAGGATTACTTGCTCTCTATCTCCCCTCTCTTTTAGATCACAGCTTCCGCATTTTTAAAATAGTCAAACGAACAGCAAAGTTTCGTTTTCTTCTCATTGGATTTTTCATTTTATCTTTGTTTGGACTCGTTTTACTTTTTCTGAACCAAAGTCGTTCCATTTGGTTTGGACTTTTATTTGGATTCTTTCTGATTTCCCTACACAAAAGAATTTCGATTAAAAAATACCTACCTGCTCTGGGAATTGGTGTGTTGGCATTTGTAGGTATTCTCTATTTGCTCTACCAAAACAATTGGCTTTTCCAAAGGGCAATCGATGATTTATTCGCTAAACGCTCGTTAGAGAATCAAAGAATTTGGATTCATAAAATGAATTTTCAAATTCTAAAAGATTCTTATTTCTTCGGAATTGGATCAGGAAATTATACAAATGAGTTTATCACACAAGCGAATGAATTAGTAAACAATCTTCCCGAATTGTATTATGACTTGTTTATCACTCCGAAATCACATGCTCATTTTGACTTCCTACATTTTTGGATTTTGGGAGGGTTCCTCTCAGTGTTTTTTTTCCTCTATTTTTTATATTTAGAAACAAAACTCATTTTAAATACGGGGAAACATACTATTTTCTTTTTAGGATTTTTTGCTGTTGTATTTGCAGGCAGTTTCCAATGTTTTCTGTTAGATGATGAAGTCTTGTTTCCTTTCCTTGGAATTTTATGTTTACTTCCTTCCTACAAAGAAAAAAGAATCATTCAAAATCATTTAACGAGTAAAAACCATCAAAAGAAAATTTTTGGATTGGTCCTTTTTTGGATTCTACTTTCTTGTTTGGGGGCTTTTTATTTAACAAAAACACCTGATCAGGACCTCTTTTTACACCGAACTCGCACTGAACAGAATTTTCCTTCCTTACAAGCACAGTCATCCATCAATGGGAAAGTGCCAATCGTTTTGCCAGAAGGAACCAAAGAACTTTATTTTAAACTTGCGGGATGTTTGGATCATGATTCTAACTTTAACAAAACTTCCGTTATCAGAGAGGCACCGATTCTCTTCCAAATTCATTGGGAAGAAAAACAAAATGGGAATCTACCGGAAACTCTTACATTAGAAATTCGGAAAAGAGAAAGCTTCGACCAAGACAAAGAATACAAAGTCCAGTCGGAACGAATTGTAAAAACTGAAAGTTTTCGAAATACAAATCAGGCCCAAAAGATCCAAATCTATCCTAAAGATCATTTGGGCGTTGGGTTAGAGTTTGTTGATTTTGGATTTAAATATACTTGGAAAGGAGAAAATCCGGTTCTTCCCAGAATTGAGATCTCAGGGAACTGTAATTAG
- a CDS encoding LIMLP_04285 family protein: MNLKTFLIVSILSIVSLNSYADTVKVKATKEVLENVKTSSPTANYVLVESKDGTKQAFKKTAVDVVSLPVEWEAPKEEEKPGFFGSLIASKDTKEETKTESAAQEEPKENPENQSFFKRKLPELAMGGMVLLWFLLP, from the coding sequence ATGAACCTAAAGACCTTTCTCATCGTATCCATACTATCGATTGTTTCTCTAAATTCTTATGCGGACACGGTGAAAGTGAAAGCAACCAAAGAGGTACTGGAGAATGTCAAAACTTCTTCTCCAACTGCCAATTATGTTTTGGTCGAATCAAAAGATGGCACCAAACAAGCGTTTAAGAAAACAGCCGTAGACGTCGTATCTCTTCCTGTAGAATGGGAAGCTCCGAAAGAGGAAGAAAAACCTGGATTTTTTGGATCCTTAATCGCTTCCAAAGATACCAAGGAAGAAACAAAAACAGAATCCGCAGCACAGGAAGAACCAAAAGAAAATCCAGAAAACCAAAGTTTTTTCAAAAGAAAACTCCCCGAACTCGCAATGGGTGGAATGGTTCTCCTTTGGTTTTTACTGCCTTAA
- the guaA gene encoding glutamine-hydrolyzing GMP synthase, translated as MKSDKKIAVVDFGGQYAHLIASRIRRLGAYTEILSNEEPLSVYASYAGIILSGGPSSVYEKGAPLLPDGFFNTSVPILGICYGHQLLMKALGGEVVSSNSKEYGPAILEIQNPDSLLSKSLSPKTKVWMSHGDEVVRMPDGFQIVASSDNCRYAFVSNESKKQFGIQFHPEVTHSEEGEVLLRNFVNLCNAGSSWSISQFLEEQISELQKKVPLGKNVFLLVSGGVDSSVAYLLLAKALGKDRVKGLLVDTGFMRKNEVKDLIDNLHHVGFDLTIWDESQIFYKHLESEFEPEKKRRIVGDLFLEAQSKATDSLGLDSEHWLLGQGTIYPDTIESGGTKHSHKIKTHHNRVPQIEKLIQEGKIIEPIADLYKDEVRELGRLLGLPERWIERHPFPGPGLVVRMIASPETKPPVLDFSDLSLSGKKATVKILPILSVGVQGDQRSYAHCAVLNDFTTNWKELDECAVEITNFKKEINRVVFAPGIQTFSGAFHYTKLTLDKEHSDILREADAIVNRILYEESIHTSIWQMPVVLVPVGLRENSYGVVLRPVESTEAMTANFYEMDRKILERITKELLVLPQISLVLYDLTHKPPGTIEWE; from the coding sequence ATGAAAAGTGATAAAAAAATTGCAGTCGTCGATTTCGGCGGTCAATACGCTCACCTCATCGCATCCCGAATTCGTAGGCTTGGTGCCTATACGGAAATTCTCTCCAACGAAGAACCTTTGTCTGTTTACGCATCCTATGCTGGAATCATTCTATCGGGTGGCCCCAGTAGTGTGTACGAAAAGGGTGCTCCACTTCTACCAGATGGTTTTTTTAACACTTCTGTTCCCATTCTCGGAATCTGTTATGGCCACCAACTTTTAATGAAGGCCCTTGGTGGTGAGGTTGTTTCTTCCAATTCAAAAGAATATGGCCCTGCTATTTTAGAAATTCAAAATCCTGATTCCTTACTTTCTAAATCCCTTTCTCCTAAAACGAAAGTCTGGATGAGTCACGGTGATGAAGTGGTTCGAATGCCGGATGGTTTTCAAATTGTTGCTTCTTCGGATAATTGCCGTTATGCGTTTGTTTCTAATGAGTCTAAAAAACAATTTGGAATCCAATTTCATCCAGAAGTCACTCATTCTGAAGAAGGGGAAGTTTTACTTCGTAACTTTGTGAATCTTTGTAATGCGGGATCCAGTTGGAGTATTTCGCAGTTTTTGGAAGAACAAATCTCCGAGTTACAAAAAAAAGTCCCACTAGGTAAAAATGTGTTTTTACTCGTGTCCGGTGGTGTGGATTCTTCTGTCGCCTACTTACTACTTGCCAAAGCACTTGGGAAAGATCGTGTCAAAGGACTCCTTGTCGACACTGGTTTTATGCGTAAAAATGAAGTGAAGGATCTTATAGACAACCTCCACCACGTTGGTTTTGATCTCACCATTTGGGATGAAAGTCAGATCTTTTACAAACACTTAGAATCAGAATTTGAACCAGAAAAAAAACGTCGGATTGTTGGAGATCTATTCTTAGAAGCACAAAGTAAAGCCACAGATTCCCTTGGTTTGGATTCTGAACATTGGCTTCTTGGTCAAGGAACCATTTACCCAGACACCATCGAATCTGGGGGAACCAAACATTCTCATAAAATCAAAACCCATCACAACCGCGTCCCTCAAATTGAAAAACTCATCCAAGAAGGGAAAATCATCGAACCCATTGCCGATTTGTACAAAGATGAAGTGAGAGAACTCGGAAGGCTTCTCGGCCTACCAGAACGTTGGATCGAAAGGCATCCTTTCCCGGGCCCAGGCCTTGTGGTAAGAATGATTGCGAGCCCTGAGACAAAACCTCCTGTCCTTGATTTTTCTGATTTGTCCCTTTCTGGAAAAAAAGCTACGGTGAAAATTTTACCGATTCTTTCTGTCGGGGTACAAGGGGACCAAAGAAGTTATGCGCACTGTGCCGTGTTAAATGATTTCACTACCAACTGGAAGGAATTGGACGAATGTGCCGTTGAGATCACCAATTTCAAAAAGGAAATCAATCGTGTGGTTTTTGCACCGGGGATTCAAACTTTCTCGGGAGCTTTTCATTATACCAAACTGACCTTAGACAAAGAACACTCTGATATTTTACGAGAGGCGGATGCGATTGTGAATCGAATCCTCTATGAGGAATCCATTCATACGTCTATCTGGCAAATGCCAGTGGTCCTTGTTCCTGTGGGACTTCGTGAAAATTCTTATGGGGTAGTGTTACGCCCAGTGGAATCAACCGAAGCAATGACTGCTAATTTTTATGAGATGGATAGAAAAATTTTGGAACGGATCACCAAAGAATTATTAGTTTTACCGCAAATTTCTTTGGTGTTGTATGATCTTACCCACAAACCACCGGGAACGATTGAGTGGGAATAA
- the queF gene encoding preQ(1) synthase, with protein MSEKKSESSYEDKQDHIPSWKTPEIEWFANVYAGKEYNIEFTIPEFTAVCPKTGLPDFGSIFIEYIPRERCVELKSLKEYMMSYRNVGIFHENVVNKILEDFVAAVNPLFVKVVGDYNVRGGVKTIVRREYKA; from the coding sequence ATGTCGGAAAAAAAATCAGAATCTTCTTACGAGGACAAACAAGACCATATCCCGTCCTGGAAAACCCCGGAAATCGAGTGGTTTGCCAATGTTTATGCCGGAAAAGAATATAATATCGAATTCACAATCCCGGAATTTACCGCTGTTTGTCCAAAAACAGGCCTTCCCGACTTTGGTTCTATTTTTATCGAATACATCCCTAGGGAACGCTGCGTAGAACTAAAATCGCTAAAAGAATACATGATGTCCTACCGGAATGTGGGAATTTTCCATGAAAACGTTGTGAACAAAATCCTCGAAGACTTCGTGGCTGCCGTAAATCCTCTCTTTGTGAAAGTGGTAGGTGATTACAATGTTCGGGGCGGGGTGAAGACAATAGTTAGGCGAGAGTATAAAGCTTAA
- a CDS encoding SemiSWEET transporter, translated as MENLIGYVAAFLTTVSFLPQVLRVVMTKQTRDISRNMYIMFFFGVLLWLVYGVLRSDFPIILANTVTIFFVAIILYYKLKTEDKS; from the coding sequence ATGGAAAACCTAATTGGCTACGTTGCTGCATTTTTAACTACGGTTTCCTTTCTTCCCCAGGTATTACGTGTCGTAATGACCAAACAAACTCGCGATATCAGCCGCAATATGTACATTATGTTTTTTTTTGGTGTACTTTTGTGGTTAGTTTACGGAGTATTGCGGTCTGATTTTCCAATCATCCTTGCTAATACTGTGACCATTTTCTTCGTAGCTATCATTTTATATTATAAACTCAAAACAGAGGATAAATCATGA
- a CDS encoding ferredoxin — protein MRKAYVDKDNCTSCNQCADNMPKYFMMDEDDVSQTHIGGESINDAMIPDEDEKKVQKEMDECPGECIHWKKH, from the coding sequence ATGAGAAAGGCTTATGTAGACAAAGACAATTGTACTTCTTGTAATCAATGTGCAGATAATATGCCTAAGTATTTTATGATGGATGAGGATGATGTTTCCCAAACTCATATCGGCGGTGAGTCGATCAACGATGCGATGATCCCAGACGAAGATGAAAAGAAGGTGCAAAAGGAAATGGATGAATGCCCAGGGGAATGTATCCACTGGAAAAAACATTAA
- a CDS encoding LysR family transcriptional regulator — protein MNPIELYQSFYCIYRERNLTKAGKILGLSQPALSLHLQSLERHRKEVLFRRTSRDLIPTDAAKRLYVQIAGPIEELEKMEGQWKPKENIRKFRIGSAKEIFLEKILPKLSASGERFHVQYGHPPELLDSLEKKEIDLVITNQKLNVPGILLEELYREKFVFVTSKSISLEANFPFRGQTKPKIEMIKTWMENQHWFVYSEDFAIVRRFWKVNFDSRPKLKEYSVLPNLHDIRTALELGSGVSVLPTYLLGKKSPLYTNDKDCYGFENQLYLVSREEDVDFLEEKFPTLYDWMNV, from the coding sequence ATGAATCCGATCGAATTGTACCAGAGTTTTTATTGTATCTATCGGGAGAGGAATTTGACCAAAGCAGGAAAAATCCTTGGTTTGTCCCAACCGGCACTTAGTTTGCATTTACAATCCTTGGAAAGGCATAGAAAAGAAGTTTTATTTCGGCGTACATCTCGAGACTTAATTCCCACTGACGCCGCCAAACGTTTGTATGTTCAGATTGCAGGCCCAATCGAAGAATTGGAAAAAATGGAAGGGCAATGGAAACCGAAAGAAAATATCCGCAAGTTTAGGATTGGTTCAGCCAAGGAGATTTTTTTAGAAAAAATTTTGCCAAAACTTTCTGCATCAGGAGAAAGATTTCATGTGCAGTATGGTCATCCTCCTGAACTTTTGGATTCTTTGGAAAAAAAGGAAATCGATCTAGTTATCACCAATCAAAAGTTAAACGTTCCTGGGATTTTATTAGAAGAATTATACAGAGAAAAATTTGTATTTGTAACCTCAAAATCCATCAGTTTGGAGGCGAATTTTCCATTTCGTGGACAAACCAAACCCAAAATCGAAATGATCAAAACTTGGATGGAAAACCAACATTGGTTTGTGTATAGTGAGGATTTTGCCATAGTTCGCAGGTTCTGGAAGGTGAACTTTGATTCCAGGCCGAAATTAAAGGAGTATTCTGTTTTGCCGAACCTTCATGATATCAGAACGGCATTGGAACTCGGGAGCGGTGTTTCTGTTTTGCCTACGTATTTACTTGGGAAAAAATCTCCATTATACACGAATGATAAAGATTGTTATGGTTTTGAAAACCAATTGTATCTTGTTAGCCGAGAAGAGGATGTCGATTTTTTAGAAGAAAAATTCCCTACACTGTATGATTGGATGAATGTTTAA